One Oncorhynchus kisutch isolate 150728-3 unplaced genomic scaffold, Okis_V2 scaffold2906, whole genome shotgun sequence genomic region harbors:
- the LOC116371040 gene encoding trichohyalin-like: MSKEKEELDISLELMKRQREDLTSLKAEAEAQTEAMEKDWKEKLTRERQQLEDVKEEIQKEKEAFERKKGLTMKERDEFDLMKSETQGQLEEIEQNKQDIRVEKEKLDQIKAELERRSEDVNQVMDETRRERGKVEELAIQTQKEREEMVGFMEKNKQKQNELELMNDKIEREKQDIEESRDVLTKEREELEQMRSEIQQQREETESHMEDQRKEKEHLEQMTTDMKKQLLEVDNDKEMIESSMGELRVKEAEIVREKDNMDNKMARLKEEEDGMREEIGRKMDILKKESCEIKRLRDEIDSEKDQLNAKLLELEKMREELDREKKEVKDRKDETLKEKDQLEERRG, encoded by the coding sequence AGCAAGGAGAAAGAGGAATTGGATATCAGTCTTGAACTGATGAAAAGACAAAGGGAAGACTTGACAAGCTTGAAGGCTGAAGCAGAAGCACAGACCGAGGCTATGGAAAAAGACTGGAAGGAAAAGCTCACGAGGGAAAGACAACAACTTGAAGATGTAAAGGAGGAGATACAGAAGGAAAAAGAAGCCTTTGAGAGAAAGAAGGGATTGACCATGAAAGAAAGAGATGAGTTTGATCTGATGAAGTCTGAAACCCAGGGACAATTGGAGGaaatagaacaaaacaaacaagacatTCGTGTGGAGAAGGAAAAGCTGGATCAGATCAAAGCTGAGTTAGAAAGACGGTCTGAAGACGTAAATCAGGTCATGGATGAGACAAGACGGGAGAGGGGGAAGGTTGAAGAACTGGCTATCCAAACTcaaaaagaaagagaagaaatgGTGGGTTTTATGGAAAAGAACAAACAAAAGCAGAACGAACTGGAACTCATGAATGACAagattgaaagagagaaacaagacATTGAAGAAAGTCGGGATGTGctaacaaaggagagagaggagctggaacAAATGAGGAGTGAGAtacagcaacagagagaggagacagaatctCACATGGAAGACCaaaggaaagagaaagaacaTTTGGAACAAATGACGACGGACATGAAAAAACAGTTGCTAGAGGTGGATAATGACAAGGAAATGATAGAAAGCTCAATGGGTGAACTGAGAGTGAAAGAGGCAGAAATAGTGAGAGAAAAAGACAACATGGATAACAAGATGGCTAGGCtcaaagaggaagaggatggaatgCGGGAAGAAATAGGAAGGAAGATGGACATCTTAAAGAAGGAAAGTTGTGAAATCAAAAGACTTAGAGATGAAATTGACAGTGAAAAGGACCAGCTGAATGCAAAATTGCTTGAGTTGGAAAAAATGCGTGAAGAACTAGATAGAGAGAAGAAGGAAGTGAAAGACAGGAAGGATGAAACACTGAAAGAGAAAGATCAGTTGGAAGAGAGGCGAGGGTAA